Genomic window (Spirosoma sp. KCTC 42546):
AACCAGTAACTGACCATTGATACGTGAGGAAGCGAGCATGCCCAAAGATAAGTATTCAGGGAATCAGGCAGAATGCATAAAAGGTAAACGTTGTGCCACAGTTTTGAACCGTGGCACAACGTTTACCTTTTATGCATTCTGCAAAAACTAACTTATACTAGTTTTTTCTCCCGGCTCCAGAAGCGATGCTGGCCAATGGCCTCTATAAACTGCGAAGGAACATCAGCGTCGGTCGCATCCAGACTGGTAATCACGCCGTCGCTGTCTAATAGCTTTTCGGCCCCACCAGTCGCAGCGGCTTTCAGAAGTTCAACCCCTTCGCCCGTGGCGGCAATGGCTTTACAGTGCATGAAGGCTTCGTGAACAAATCGGATGGCTTCGTCTTCCTGTAGCAGCGACTTCACACTGGATTTACCACCGGGAACGTACACTGCGTCGAACAGCACCGAAGCTGCCGTTTGTAAACTGGCGTCGATTTTCATCGTTTCGCCGGTCGATGTTTTGAGCATGCCCAATCGGGGGGCAATGATAGCGATAATGGCTTTCTCGGCCGATAGGGCCTCTTTCATCGCGTTCAATGCGGAAGCATCAACACCATCGGCTGCCAGAATCGCTACCTGGCGCGTTTTAATTCCCACTTTAGGCGGGTTCGCCATACTGAGCGCAGCCGAACTTCCCACTGTGGCCTTGGCCGGTACAGACTGGTAATCGGCCGGATTGGCATCAGCCGGAACGCTCTTATTTAACTGCACATCGTTCGATGAAGGCACATCCAGACCCAGTCCTTCGGCAACCCCTTTCGCTAAAGTTGCATCGACCTGGGCCAGGTGCATCAGCATTCGGTTACGGATATCATCGACAACCACTTTGCCCAGCTCAAACCGAAGAGCTTTTATCAGGTGGGTTTTCTCCGTATCCGACTGGCTGTTCCAGAACAGTTTCGCCTGGTTATAATGGTCCATAAAGCTTTTGCTCCGGGCCCGTACTTTATTGGCGTCAATCCGTTCAGGATAATTGGTAAAACCACCCTCCTTCTGCCCCGCCTGCGCTGGTGAATCACCATTGATGGCGTTGGGTCCGTAACTGGTTCGACCTACATTGATCGTCTGGCGCATATGCCCGTCCCGCTGACCATTGTGGACAGGCGCGATGGGCCGGTTAATGGGGATCTCGTGAAAATTAGGACCTCCCAGCCGCTTTAATTGCGTATCGGTATAAGAGAATAAACGGCCCTGCAAAAGCGGATCGTTAGTAAAATCGAGACCGGGAACCAGGTGTCCAAGGTGAAAAGCAACCTGCTCGGTTTCGGCAAAGTAGTTGTCTGGGTTGCGGTTAAGCGTCATCTTCCCGATGCGCTGCACAGGTACCAACTCTTCCGGAATTAGTTTAGTGGAATCCAGTAGATCGAAGTCAAATTTATGTTCGTCTTCTTCCTCCACAATCTGCACCCCTAACTCCCATTCCGGATAAGCTCCGCCTTCAATGGCATCCCACAGATCGCGACGATGGAAATCAGGATCGCGGCCCGAAATGAGCTGTGCTTCATCCCAAACAACCGAGTGAACACCCAGCAGGGGTTTCCAGTGGAATTTCACAAAGCGAGATTTTCCGTCTGCATTTATAAATCGGAACGTATGGACGCCAAAGCCTTCCATCATCCGGTAGCTCCGCGGAATAGCCCGATCCGACATTGTCCACATGATCATGTGCATCGACTCGGGTGTGAGCGAAATAAAATCCCAGAAGGTGTCGTGCGCTGAAGCCGCCTGCGGAATTTCATTATTGGGTTCGGGCTTTACGGCATGAATAAGATCGGGAAACTTAATGGCATCCTGGATAAAGAATACCGGCATGTTATTACCGACTAAATCGAAGTTGCCTTCTTCCGTATAAAATTTAACCGCGAAACCCCGTACATCCCGAGCCAGATCCGATGATCCGCGCGAGCCCGCTACCGTAGAAAACCGCACAAATACGGGCGTTTTTAGCGAAGAGTCTTGCAGGAATCCGGCTTTTGTCAGCTCGCTCTGTGATTCATAGACCTGAAAATAACCATGAGCAGCCGCTCCCCGGGCATGTACAATCCGCTCAGGAATCCGTTCATGGTCGAAATGGGTGATTTTTTCGCGAAGAATAAAGTCTTCCAGTAGAGTTGCTCCTCTTGGCCCTGCCTTCAGTGAATTCTGATCATCGCTGACGCGAAGACCCTGGTTGGTTGTCAGGAACTGGCCGGTACTGTCTTCCCGGTTCTGGTCCAGTTCCTCAAGCTTATCGTTCGTGTTGGTTTTGTTGGTTTCCTTAGGCATGATAATTCCAATTGGTCTTTCTACGTGAAGACAGGAATTACCAATTTGTTGAAACAAACCAGAAAATAGTCTGAAAAGTGTGGCTACGGGCGGTTATCAACCCGCGCCCGACTACCCTTAAATCTTCCGAAAGCGCATGCCTAGTGTAGAAATCGCCAGCATTGTCGCCGAACTGATCGGCATCAGAATAGCCGCCACCACAGGCGACAGGTTCCCCGTTAGGGCATAGCTGAGACCAATGAAGTTGTACAGCAGAGAAACGATAAAACTGAACCGGATCAGGCGCATACCGAATCGAGTGTAGTTCAACATCTGGGGCAGTTGCATTAACGCAGCGGCTTCCAGTATGGCATCACTGGCGGGGGTGAACTGAACGGTATCGTCGGTAACGGCAATACCCACGTCGGCCTGTTTCAAGGCACCAGCGTCGTTTAAGCCATCACCCACCATCATCACCCGCTTATCGTTGGCTTGTAAGTGCTTAATGAAGGCTAATTTTTCTTCAGGCCGGCAATTAAAATGCATCTGCCCAACCTTGGGGAACAAGTGAGTCAATTCGGTCTGGGCATGATCGTTATCGCCAGAGAGCAGATACAGTTGATGCGTGGCGCGTAAATCGGTCAGCATAACCTCTAACCCTGATCGATAATCGTTCGGAAAGCCGAAGTATCCCCGATACTGATGATCGATGCTGAGATAGGTACGTGCTTCGGAAAGTGAACCAGCCACCTCTCCATGGCCTGTGTCCTCACAGACCGCAGGATCCACAAACGAACGAGTACCTAGTTTGACAACCAAACCATCTACAAGCGCCTGAATTCCATGCCCCGGCACTTCGGTAAAATAGTCGATAGAAAGCGGTACATTACCAGATAGATAGGCGGTCAGTTTACGGCTAAGTGGGTGCGCTGACTGTCGAACCAGCGATACAACCATAGCGCGCTCAATTGGATGCAGGGGCCGATCAAACCGCTCAGCTACTGCATGTTGTGGGGTCGTGAGTGTACCCGTTTTGTCGAAAACGATAGTATCGCAGGCCGCCATTTTTTCAATAACATCGGCGTTTTTGAGGTATAGATGCCGTTTTCCCAGCAACCGCAAGCCGTTTCCCAACGCAAAAGGGTACGATAGCGACAGTGCGCAGGGACAGGCAATAATGAGCACGGCGGTAAAAGCGTTGATGGCCCTGGCGGGATCGTGGTAGGCATACCAGTACAAACCTACCAGGGCAGCCACCGACATAACGGTTACGGTAAAATACGTTCCAACCGCATCGGCGAAGGTGCGGATTCGGGAGGTATCGTCCTTTTGAAAAGCATCGTTGTTCCAGAGTTGGGTGAGGTAACTTTGCGATACCTCGCGTACCACTTCCAGTTCAATGGCTTCGCCCACCTGCTTCCCGCCTGCATAAACCAGCGCACCAGGTTCCTTGGCTTCCGGCTCCGATTCACCCGTTACAAAACTATAATCAATCATGCCCTGGCCTTTATAAAGCAAGCCATCGGCAGGGATCAACTCCTGATTTCGCACCCGAATTCGATCTCCTTTACGGAGTTGGGCAAGGGGCACGGAGCAGGAGGCAGGGGGGGCGGATCTACTTACGCCCTGCTCTGCGCTCCCTGCCCCGCGCCCCACCACCGTTACCGCCAATGGGAAGTACGATTTGTAATCCCGCTCGAACGACAGGAATTCGTGGGTACGCTGCTGGAACCATTTACCACATAACAAAAAGAAAATCAGGCCCGCTAGCGAATCAAAATAGCCAGCACCATCAAGCGCCAACACTTCATAAGTCCCCCGAAAAAAGGCTACCAGAATGCCGAGTAGAATGGGAAAGTCGATATTTATAGTGCCCTTTCGCAGTGCCGTCCAGACGGACTCAAAATAACCCGATGCCGAATAAAATACAACGGGAATGGCCAGCAGCAAATTGAGTATCCCGAACAGGTGTTTGAACGACGGATCAGTAAGGCCCAGGTATTCGGGGAAGCTGAACAGCATGATATTCCCCGCGCAAAAGCCCGCTACGCCAAGCCGATAGAGGAACGGCCGATTTGATATTTTTTGCCCGGCCTGCACCACATCGTTGAGGCTAATCAGTGGTTCGTAGCCAATGGAACTAAGCAGTTCGACTACCTGACGAAGTGTTAGCTCGGCGGGATTATACGTCAGATGGACTTGTTTTTTCAGGAAATCAACCCGCGCCTGCTGAATAGCAGGATTAATCCGATACAGGTGTTCCAGTAGCCACAGGCAGGAGCTACAGTGAATGGTGGGAATATAAAACGTAACCTTAGCAGTAGACTCGCTGGAAAACTCCAGCAATTGAGCCACAATATCAGGGTGGTCTAGAAACTCCAGCCGCGTGTGTCGGGCGTCACTAGCCTTCAGATTGTTTCCCGGTCTGGTAGTGCGGCCTTGACCCGACAGTTGCTCGATGTCGTAATATTGACAAAGCTGATGTTGACTCAGGATACTATATACTGTTTTGCAGCCATCGCAGCAGAATGGTTTATCATCAAGAACGATTGACTCGTCGGGGCATTCATTGCCGCAGTGGTAGCAGATGGTTGATGAAATCGTAGCCGTACTCATACCTCATAATTTGGAGGCAAGTTGGCACCAGCGCGCAACTTAACTCCTGATTATCATCAACCCGAGACCTGATACCACTCAGGAGTTACCACGCATGAACAAGCCATTTTTGCTTACACAATAGCAGGGTGCATAGGGCAGGGAGCACGGTGCGGGGAGTATGCAAAAAGGGTTAGTACTCCGTTTCTATAGCTGGCTCCCGGCACCGCGCTCCCTGCCCTATGCCGATCAACCATGAATCCGCTCATCGAGAAATATAACGTCCCAGGCCCACGCTATACCAGTTACCCAACCGTACCTTTCTGGGACGAAACCACGTTTAGCGAAGCCGCCTGGGTATACCATTTGAAACGGGCTTTTTCAGCTACGAATTCAACAACAGGCATTAGTCTCTATATCCATTTGCCTTATTGCGAGAGCCTTTGCACGTTCTGTGGCTGCAACAAACGCATCACAAAAAACCATGCTGTTGAGGTGCCTTACATAGAAGCCTTATTAACCGAGTGGAATCTCTATTGCGATTTATTGCCCGAAAAACCACGCATTGCCGAACTACACTTAGGTGGCGGAACACCCAGCTTTTTTGCACCCGATCAACTGGAACGGCTCTTAACCGGAATCTTTGAGCGCGCTACGCCCACCGATTTTCCCGACTACGGTTGGGAAGGACACCCGAACAACACAACCCGGCAGCATTTGCAGGTTTTATACAACTTTGGTTTCCGGCGCGTGAGTTTTGGCGTTCAGGATTATGACCCTGTGGTACAAGAAGCCATTCATCGGCATCAGCCGTTCGGGAATGTACAACAGGTAACAAACTGGGCACGTCAGATTGGCTATACATCAATAAGCCATGATCTGGTGTTCGGGCTGCCGCACCAAACGACCGATTCAATCGAGGATACGATCTATAAAACCCTAACCCTCCGGCCCGACCGTATTGCGTTTTATTCCTACGCTCATGTACCCTGGCTCAAGGGAAATGGCCAGCGCGGCTTCCGGGATGAAGACCTGCCCTCGGGCGATGAGAAGCGAGTTTTGTACGAAACCGGCCGGGACTTATTAGAAAGTGCGGGCTACGTTGAAATTGGCATGGATCACTTTGCCAGGACGCACGATAGCCTGTACAAAGCCATGGAAACGGGTCACCTCCACCGGAACTTCATGGGGTATACAACCACACAAACGCGCGTATTACTCGGACTTGGGGTGTCTTCGATCAGCGATGTCTGGTCGGCGTTTGCACAGAATGAGAAAGATGTAGATACCTATACCAATCGGGTTCTGGCAGGTGAGTTGCCCTTGCTACGTGGCCATGTTCTTGATGATCAGGACCAGTTTCTGCGTCGGCAAATTCTGAACATCATGTGTCAGGGCGAAACGCATTGGCACATTGGCAGTTGGTCGAAACGGGAGTGGGAAGACCTCGCCAAACGACTGGACGAATTCCGACTCGATGGGCTATTGGACTATGATGCAGAAGGGTTACGCGTCCATCCCGAAGGTCGCCCCTTTCTTCGGAACATCTGCATGGCGTTCGATGAGCGACTGAATTACGCGAAGCTAAATGTCGGCCCGGCCAAAACAAGGTTGTTTTCACAGACGGTTTGAGCAGATTTCTGTTAGCCATAGCCTCGTTAGGGGCGACCTGTCAATAGCAGGCAAGTAAATACACACGTCATAATAAGCGCCGTAGGTGCGACCTGATTCAGTTCATAATAGGTCGCACCTACGGCGCTTTGAGCATAGGAGTTGGCTATTTTACTATTGACAGGCCACTCCTACGGAGTTTACATACAAGCCAAAATAATTATAAATCAGAACGACTCATGCCGTAAACCATAAAACGAGCAGCCCCTGGCTCAACGTAGTACTAAACTCATTTTGAGTCCACAAAAAACGAACCGCCTGATTCACACCGGGCGGTTCGTTTAGTTAACATAGGTTGGCTAGTTTCGGGTGCCAGTCGACCCGCATAGACCAGCAGGCTGGATTACTGATCGTATGCTCAAATTACAGTAAGTCAATGGCGATCATCAGCAAGTGCAGAACCAGGCTAGTCGCAAATGCGGGGAAAATATATTTTACTGGAAAAGCCGACAGAATTGGGATTAGCACCAACAG
Coding sequences:
- the katE gene encoding catalase HPII; the encoded protein is MPKETNKTNTNDKLEELDQNREDSTGQFLTTNQGLRVSDDQNSLKAGPRGATLLEDFILREKITHFDHERIPERIVHARGAAAHGYFQVYESQSELTKAGFLQDSSLKTPVFVRFSTVAGSRGSSDLARDVRGFAVKFYTEEGNFDLVGNNMPVFFIQDAIKFPDLIHAVKPEPNNEIPQAASAHDTFWDFISLTPESMHMIMWTMSDRAIPRSYRMMEGFGVHTFRFINADGKSRFVKFHWKPLLGVHSVVWDEAQLISGRDPDFHRRDLWDAIEGGAYPEWELGVQIVEEEDEHKFDFDLLDSTKLIPEELVPVQRIGKMTLNRNPDNYFAETEQVAFHLGHLVPGLDFTNDPLLQGRLFSYTDTQLKRLGGPNFHEIPINRPIAPVHNGQRDGHMRQTINVGRTSYGPNAINGDSPAQAGQKEGGFTNYPERIDANKVRARSKSFMDHYNQAKLFWNSQSDTEKTHLIKALRFELGKVVVDDIRNRMLMHLAQVDATLAKGVAEGLGLDVPSSNDVQLNKSVPADANPADYQSVPAKATVGSSAALSMANPPKVGIKTRQVAILAADGVDASALNAMKEALSAEKAIIAIIAPRLGMLKTSTGETMKIDASLQTAASVLFDAVYVPGGKSSVKSLLQEDEAIRFVHEAFMHCKAIAATGEGVELLKAAATGGAEKLLDSDGVITSLDATDADVPSQFIEAIGQHRFWSREKKLV
- a CDS encoding heavy metal translocating P-type ATPase metal-binding domain-containing protein, which translates into the protein MSTATISSTICYHCGNECPDESIVLDDKPFCCDGCKTVYSILSQHQLCQYYDIEQLSGQGRTTRPGNNLKASDARHTRLEFLDHPDIVAQLLEFSSESTAKVTFYIPTIHCSSCLWLLEHLYRINPAIQQARVDFLKKQVHLTYNPAELTLRQVVELLSSIGYEPLISLNDVVQAGQKISNRPFLYRLGVAGFCAGNIMLFSFPEYLGLTDPSFKHLFGILNLLLAIPVVFYSASGYFESVWTALRKGTINIDFPILLGILVAFFRGTYEVLALDGAGYFDSLAGLIFFLLCGKWFQQRTHEFLSFERDYKSYFPLAVTVVGRGAGSAEQGVSRSAPPASCSVPLAQLRKGDRIRVRNQELIPADGLLYKGQGMIDYSFVTGESEPEAKEPGALVYAGGKQVGEAIELEVVREVSQSYLTQLWNNDAFQKDDTSRIRTFADAVGTYFTVTVMSVAALVGLYWYAYHDPARAINAFTAVLIIACPCALSLSYPFALGNGLRLLGKRHLYLKNADVIEKMAACDTIVFDKTGTLTTPQHAVAERFDRPLHPIERAMVVSLVRQSAHPLSRKLTAYLSGNVPLSIDYFTEVPGHGIQALVDGLVVKLGTRSFVDPAVCEDTGHGEVAGSLSEARTYLSIDHQYRGYFGFPNDYRSGLEVMLTDLRATHQLYLLSGDNDHAQTELTHLFPKVGQMHFNCRPEEKLAFIKHLQANDKRVMMVGDGLNDAGALKQADVGIAVTDDTVQFTPASDAILEAAALMQLPQMLNYTRFGMRLIRFSFIVSLLYNFIGLSYALTGNLSPVVAAILMPISSATMLAISTLGMRFRKI
- the hemN gene encoding oxygen-independent coproporphyrinogen III oxidase; protein product: MNPLIEKYNVPGPRYTSYPTVPFWDETTFSEAAWVYHLKRAFSATNSTTGISLYIHLPYCESLCTFCGCNKRITKNHAVEVPYIEALLTEWNLYCDLLPEKPRIAELHLGGGTPSFFAPDQLERLLTGIFERATPTDFPDYGWEGHPNNTTRQHLQVLYNFGFRRVSFGVQDYDPVVQEAIHRHQPFGNVQQVTNWARQIGYTSISHDLVFGLPHQTTDSIEDTIYKTLTLRPDRIAFYSYAHVPWLKGNGQRGFRDEDLPSGDEKRVLYETGRDLLESAGYVEIGMDHFARTHDSLYKAMETGHLHRNFMGYTTTQTRVLLGLGVSSISDVWSAFAQNEKDVDTYTNRVLAGELPLLRGHVLDDQDQFLRRQILNIMCQGETHWHIGSWSKREWEDLAKRLDEFRLDGLLDYDAEGLRVHPEGRPFLRNICMAFDERLNYAKLNVGPAKTRLFSQTV